A stretch of Lactuca sativa cultivar Salinas chromosome 6, Lsat_Salinas_v11, whole genome shotgun sequence DNA encodes these proteins:
- the LOC111898794 gene encoding uncharacterized protein LOC111898794 — MGFSNKIRMWLKRCLVSSKSSVLVNGCPTEEFSISKGVKQGDPLSLFLFIIAMEGLSVTMKSACELGIFHGINLPNGGPTLSHFLYADDALFLGEWLKQNIKNLSRILHCFHVASGLRVDFNKSRVFGIGVDTQEVTNWARPLGCEPSSLPFTYLSVPVGANMKLKKYWKPIIDKFKEKLSKWKSKNLSFGGRLTLIQSVLGNLLTYYLSLFVAPEGVIETLERLRNRFLWGGSDERKVIHWISWDKVTAPKDSGGLGVGTIKTLNISLIMKWWWKLRTKPGQLWATVIYSVHNLRSKPDVCYSMKTLPGVWNNIAGIKNDLMKKNIPVCSVLSKHQDPIGEIWKCGLTLDGSYSVCALRNKWDYRPPTIGSNFQWLKEIPLEVSCFIWRAQAGKIPIINELSKRGVYVESLTCQMCEEIEECPDHSLVACSYAAKITKGILSWCRVQAGSFHKVNEILEFAAK, encoded by the coding sequence TTCTCTATATCGAAAGGGGTCAAACAAGGCGATCCACTCTCTCTATTTCTGTTTATTATAGCAATGGAGGGTCTTAGTGTAACGATGAAGTCGGCGTGTGAACTAGGCATCTTCCATGGGATTAATTTGCCAAATGGTGGGCCAACACTCTCCCATTTTCTATATGCGGATGATGCTCTTTTCTTAGGGGAGTGGTTGAAGCAAAACATCAAGAACCTATCACGCATCCTACATTGCTTCCACGTCGCATCGGGGCTTAGAGTCGATTTCAATAAATCTAGAGTATTTGGAATTGGTGTCGATACTCAGGAGGTGACAAATTGGGCGAGACCTTTAGGATGTGAACCATCCTCCCTTCCTTTTACCTATCTTAGTGTCCCAGTTGGAGCCAATATGAAGTTGAAGAAATATTGGAAGCCGATCATAGACAAATTCAAAGAAAAACTCTCAAAGTGGAAATCTAAAAATCTATCCTTTGGTGGAAGATTGACCCTCATCCAATCAGTCCTCGGCAACCTCCTAACTTATTATTTATCTTTGTTTGTGGCTCCAGAAGGTGTCATTGAAACTCTTGAAAGGTTGAGGAACAGATTCCTATGGGGTGGATCCGATGAGAGGAAGGTTATTCACTGGATTTCGTGGGATAAAGTGACAGCCCCTAAAGATTCGGGTGGACTTGGCGTTGGCACGATAAAAACCCTGAACATATCCCTCATTATGAAATGGTGGTGGAAACTTAGAACCAAACCTGGTCAATTATGGGCAACAGTCATATACAGTGTGCACAATCTTCGTTCCAAACCTGATGTATGTTACTCGATGAAGACTTTACCCGGGGTTTGGAACAACATTGCAGGTATAAAGAATGACCTCATGAAAAAGAACATCCCCGTCTGCTCGGTGCTTTCCAAGCATCAAGATCCCATAGGTGAAATATGGAAATGTGGCTTAACTCTGGATGGTTCTTATTCGGTGTGTGCCCTGAGGAACAAATGGGACTATAGACCCCCTACTATTGGTTCTAACTTTCAATGGCTTAAAGAAATACCACTGGAAGTATCATGCTTCATCTGGAGGGCGCAAGCGGGCAAAATTCCAATCATAAATGAACTGTCAAAAAGAGGGGTATATGTGGAATCATTGACTTGTCAGATGTGTGAGGAGATTGAAGAATGTCCAGACCATTCTCTTGTGGCATGCTCGTATGCAGCGAAGATCACAAAAGGGATATTAAGCTGGTGCAGGGTGCAAGCTGGAAGCTTTCATAAGGTGAACGAAATTCTAGAATTCGCTGCCAAGTAG